One Rhodothermales bacterium genomic window carries:
- the tyrS gene encoding tyrosine--tRNA ligase gives MFLPVEEQLAHIRRGVHEILPEAALKEKLQRSYDTGKPLIVKLGCDPSRPDLHLGHSVVLRKLRQFQDLGHQAVLIVGDFTGMIGDPSGKSKTRPPLSLEETRQNGQSYYEQASKILDGSKARILYNSEWLGPMSFRDVIQLAGKYTVARMLERDEFERRYKGGEPIGVHEFLYPLAQAQDSVAIESDIELGGTDQKFNLLVGRDIQIANGMDAQVCITLPILEGTDGVEKMSKSLDNYIGISEAPEQMYGKTLSIPDELIFRYFELATDVKTEELAELNAYAKRDPRNAKHDLALRIVQMYHGEQAARDARAHFEKTIIAGGVPDEIETFTPAIENGASIQLVKLIAAAGMAASNGEARRLIQQQAVSIDGARVDDPALEVDLAAAAPFVLKVGKRRFVRVVWNG, from the coding sequence ATGTTTCTACCCGTCGAAGAGCAGCTGGCGCACATCCGCCGCGGGGTGCACGAGATCCTTCCTGAAGCGGCGCTCAAGGAAAAACTCCAGCGGTCCTACGATACCGGAAAACCCCTCATCGTGAAGCTGGGATGCGATCCGAGCCGGCCCGACCTCCATCTCGGGCATTCGGTCGTCCTCCGCAAGCTGCGCCAGTTCCAGGACCTCGGCCACCAGGCGGTCCTCATCGTGGGCGACTTCACCGGCATGATCGGCGACCCGAGCGGTAAGTCGAAGACGCGCCCGCCCCTGTCCCTCGAAGAGACGCGCCAGAACGGGCAGTCCTATTACGAACAGGCATCCAAAATCCTCGACGGCAGCAAGGCCCGCATCCTCTACAACTCGGAATGGCTGGGGCCGATGTCGTTTCGGGACGTGATCCAGCTCGCCGGCAAATACACCGTCGCCCGCATGCTCGAACGGGACGAATTCGAGCGCCGCTACAAGGGCGGAGAGCCGATCGGCGTGCACGAATTTCTCTACCCCCTCGCCCAGGCGCAGGACTCCGTCGCCATCGAATCGGACATCGAGCTGGGCGGCACCGACCAGAAATTCAACCTGCTCGTCGGCCGCGATATCCAGATAGCGAACGGGATGGATGCGCAGGTCTGCATCACGCTGCCCATCCTCGAAGGGACGGACGGCGTCGAGAAGATGTCCAAGTCGCTCGACAACTACATCGGCATCAGCGAGGCGCCCGAGCAGATGTACGGCAAGACCCTCTCGATTCCCGACGAACTCATCTTCCGGTATTTCGAACTGGCGACGGACGTGAAGACGGAGGAGTTGGCCGAACTCAACGCCTACGCCAAGCGCGATCCCCGCAACGCCAAACACGACCTCGCCCTGCGCATAGTCCAGATGTATCACGGCGAGCAGGCGGCGCGTGACGCGCGCGCGCATTTCGAAAAAACGATCATCGCCGGCGGCGTGCCGGACGAGATCGAAACGTTCACGCCGGCCATCGAAAACGGCGCCTCGATCCAGCTGGTCAAGCTCATCGCCGCGGCCGGGATGGCCGCCTCGAACGGAGAGGCACGCCGGCTCATCCAGCAGCAGGCCGTCTCGATCGACGGCGCCCGCGTCGACGACCCGGCGCTCGAGGTCGATCTCGCCGCCGCTGCCCCGTTTGTGCTCAAGGTAGGCAAGCGCCGGTTCGTCCGGGTCGTCTGGAACGGTTGA